The Nitrosomonas communis genome has a segment encoding these proteins:
- the cmk gene encoding (d)CMP kinase translates to MESHIIPVITIDGPSASGKGTVAQMVAQKLAYHYLDSGALYRLVALVAIRSNTDCANESDIADIASHLNATFDGSSILLNGEDVSDAIRSEQCSKLASIIAGQPAVRAALLQRQCAFRQSPGLVTDGRDMGSAVFPDASLKIFLTASAEERARRRYKQLIEKGINANMQSILQDIYERDTRDSNRDISPLKQQVDTKLLDTTFLSIEEAVNEVLRLHNAACKN, encoded by the coding sequence ATGGAAAGTCACATTATTCCAGTCATTACTATTGATGGTCCTTCAGCTTCTGGAAAAGGTACAGTCGCACAAATGGTTGCTCAAAAACTTGCTTACCATTATCTTGACAGTGGCGCACTTTATCGTCTAGTGGCGTTGGTAGCAATACGATCAAATACTGATTGTGCGAATGAGTCGGACATAGCAGATATTGCTTCACATTTAAATGCAACTTTCGATGGCTCGTCTATTCTATTAAATGGAGAAGATGTCTCAGATGCTATACGTAGCGAACAATGCAGTAAACTGGCCTCTATAATTGCTGGCCAACCCGCAGTAAGAGCAGCATTACTGCAGCGCCAATGTGCATTTCGCCAATCACCTGGATTAGTAACAGATGGCAGAGATATGGGATCAGCTGTGTTTCCAGATGCTTCCCTTAAAATTTTTCTTACTGCCAGTGCAGAAGAGCGAGCACGACGACGCTATAAGCAGTTGATAGAGAAAGGAATAAATGCTAACATGCAATCCATATTGCAGGATATTTATGAACGCGATACGCGTGATAGCAATCGCGATATTTCTCCTCTAAAGCAACAAGTAGATACAAAATTGTTAGATACAACTTTTCTCAGTATTGAGGAGGCTGTTAATGAAGTACTGCGGTTGCATAATGCGGCCTGCAAGAATTAA
- the aroA gene encoding 3-phosphoshikimate 1-carboxyvinyltransferase, with translation MDWLDLPAANAARGIIQLPGSKSISNRILLLAALANGKTLVQNLLISDDTAQMLKALETLGVKINQINKNDYSVEGIEGKFPVKQADLFLGNAGTAFRPLVAVLAIMGGHYRLSGVARMHERPIADLVNALRQLNANIAYLGNEGFPPLEIKPAKIQTKAISIKGDVSSQFLSGLLMALPLTSKTTTIMVNGILISRPYVELTLAQMARFGVQVIQENWQQFTVTAPQAYKSPGEIIVEGDASSASYFLAAGAIGGGPVRVEGVGTESLQGDIHFADALEKMGAYITKGKNWIESSSPISDTSRQSLQAIDLDCNHIPDAAMTLATTALFAKGTTTLRNIASWRVKETDRISAMAKELRKVGALVEEGKDFIRITPPATALTPHAIIDTYDDHRMAMCFSLVSLGVPLRINDPGCVAKTFPDYFEKFAMIVHS, from the coding sequence ATGGACTGGCTTGATCTTCCTGCTGCTAATGCTGCACGTGGCATCATTCAACTGCCAGGTTCCAAAAGCATCTCTAATCGTATCCTTTTACTTGCAGCACTAGCAAACGGTAAAACCCTGGTTCAGAATCTGCTGATTTCCGATGATACAGCACAAATGCTGAAGGCACTTGAAACGCTCGGAGTTAAAATCAATCAAATTAATAAAAATGATTACAGCGTGGAAGGTATTGAAGGGAAATTCCCAGTCAAACAAGCTGATTTATTTCTAGGTAATGCTGGTACTGCTTTTCGTCCTCTCGTGGCGGTGCTTGCGATAATGGGAGGGCATTATCGATTATCTGGCGTAGCCCGCATGCATGAACGCCCTATTGCGGATTTAGTAAATGCTCTACGTCAATTAAATGCCAATATTGCTTATCTTGGAAATGAAGGTTTTCCTCCCTTAGAGATTAAGCCTGCTAAAATACAAACCAAAGCCATTTCAATCAAAGGAGATGTTTCGAGTCAATTTCTCAGCGGACTCCTGATGGCGTTACCCTTAACCAGTAAAACTACCACAATTATGGTTAATGGCATACTTATTTCAAGACCTTATGTTGAACTTACTCTGGCTCAAATGGCACGATTTGGTGTCCAAGTCATACAAGAAAATTGGCAACAATTTACAGTAACTGCCCCACAAGCATACAAGAGTCCAGGTGAAATAATTGTAGAAGGAGATGCTTCCTCAGCATCCTATTTTTTGGCTGCTGGAGCGATTGGTGGCGGACCCGTGCGCGTGGAAGGTGTAGGTACAGAGAGTTTGCAGGGCGATATTCATTTTGCTGATGCGTTAGAAAAAATGGGCGCTTATATCACAAAAGGAAAAAATTGGATTGAGTCTTCTTCGCCAATTAGTGACACTTCTCGTCAGTCTCTGCAAGCTATTGATCTTGATTGCAATCATATCCCCGATGCAGCCATGACATTAGCCACAACGGCCTTGTTTGCAAAAGGAACGACTACACTCAGAAATATTGCGAGTTGGCGGGTCAAGGAAACTGACCGTATTTCAGCAATGGCAAAGGAATTGCGTAAAGTTGGCGCTCTGGTTGAGGAAGGCAAGGATTTTATACGGATTACACCACCTGCTACCGCATTAACTCCTCATGCAATCATCGATACATACGATGATCATCGGATGGCGATGTGTTTTTCTCTTGTATCGCTAGGTGTCCCTCTACGCATCAATGATCCGGGTTGTGTCGCTAAAACCTTCCCAGATTATTTTGAAAAATTTGCGATGATTGTGCATTCCTGA
- the rpsA gene encoding 30S ribosomal protein S1, producing MTIASNVTPSSENFAKLFEESLTRKEMRVGEVITAEVVRIDYNFVVVNAGLKSESYIPIEEFKNDRGEIEVKVGDFVSVAIDALEDGFGETRLSRDKARRLNAWHDLEEAMEKGTIVNGMVNGKVKGGLTAMVNGIRAFLPGSLVDIRPVKDTTPYENKEMEFKVIKLDRKRNNVVISRRAVLEETQGADRESLLANLQEGAIVHGIVKNITDYGAFVDLGGIDGLLHITDLAWRRVKHPSEIINVGDEVAAKVLKFDQEKNRVSLGMKQLTEDPWVGLSRRYPPGTRLFGKVTNLTDYGAFVEIEQGIEGLVHVSEMDWTNKNVYPSKIVQLGDEVEVMIIEIDEERRRISLGMKQCKPNPWEEFAMSHEKGDKVKGQIKSITDFGVFIGLPGNIDGLVHLSDLSWTQPGEEAILNYKKGDEVEAVVLSIDVEKERISLGIKQLEGDPFTIFVAAHDKNSIVKGTVKSIDAKGAVIALTEEVEGYLRSSEVSRDKIEDIRTQLKEGDQIEAMVINIDRKNRNINLSIKAKDQYEENSALQMVTTKTPASTGTTNLGALLKAKMDSKNSEEQ from the coding sequence ATGACTATTGCTTCCAACGTAACCCCTTCCTCAGAAAATTTTGCCAAACTCTTCGAAGAAAGCCTTACACGTAAAGAAATGCGTGTAGGTGAGGTCATCACCGCAGAAGTTGTGCGAATTGACTATAATTTTGTAGTGGTCAATGCAGGCCTCAAATCCGAAAGTTATATTCCTATTGAGGAATTTAAAAATGACAGAGGCGAGATTGAAGTTAAGGTAGGAGATTTTGTCAGTGTTGCTATTGATGCGCTCGAGGACGGTTTTGGTGAAACGCGCTTGTCCAGAGATAAAGCTAGACGATTAAATGCTTGGCATGACCTGGAAGAAGCTATGGAAAAAGGCACCATAGTAAATGGCATGGTCAATGGTAAGGTAAAGGGTGGATTAACTGCCATGGTCAACGGTATTCGTGCTTTCTTACCTGGTTCATTAGTAGATATCCGACCCGTCAAGGACACTACTCCTTATGAAAATAAGGAAATGGAATTCAAAGTCATTAAGCTCGACCGTAAACGCAATAATGTTGTTATATCTCGACGCGCGGTGCTAGAAGAAACTCAAGGAGCGGATCGAGAATCTCTATTGGCAAACTTGCAAGAAGGCGCTATTGTGCATGGTATTGTTAAAAATATTACTGATTATGGTGCGTTTGTTGACCTAGGCGGAATAGACGGACTCCTTCATATCACAGATTTAGCTTGGCGTCGTGTAAAACATCCTTCAGAGATCATTAATGTTGGCGACGAAGTGGCAGCCAAGGTGCTTAAATTTGATCAAGAAAAAAACCGTGTTTCCTTAGGCATGAAGCAATTAACCGAGGATCCATGGGTGGGTCTCTCAAGACGCTATCCTCCAGGCACACGCCTCTTTGGTAAAGTAACTAATCTCACAGACTACGGTGCCTTTGTAGAAATTGAACAAGGAATTGAAGGTTTAGTGCATGTTTCTGAAATGGATTGGACCAACAAAAATGTCTATCCTTCCAAAATAGTACAATTAGGTGATGAAGTTGAGGTCATGATTATTGAGATAGACGAGGAGCGCCGTCGTATCTCTCTTGGAATGAAACAATGCAAACCTAATCCTTGGGAAGAATTCGCAATGAGCCATGAAAAAGGTGATAAGGTCAAGGGTCAAATAAAATCTATCACTGATTTTGGGGTATTCATCGGCTTACCGGGCAATATTGACGGCCTAGTTCATTTATCTGATCTTTCCTGGACTCAGCCAGGTGAAGAAGCCATACTAAATTATAAAAAAGGTGATGAGGTAGAAGCCGTTGTATTATCGATTGATGTTGAGAAAGAACGTATTTCCCTGGGAATAAAACAGTTAGAAGGAGATCCTTTTACTATATTTGTTGCAGCACACGATAAAAATAGTATTGTCAAGGGCACTGTAAAATCAATCGATGCCAAAGGTGCAGTCATCGCTTTAACTGAAGAAGTTGAAGGTTATTTGCGTTCTTCTGAAGTATCTCGTGACAAAATTGAAGATATACGGACTCAGCTCAAAGAGGGGGATCAGATTGAAGCGATGGTCATCAATATTGATCGTAAGAATCGTAATATCAATCTTTCCATAAAAGCAAAAGATCAATATGAAGAAAATAGTGCATTACAGATGGTCACCACTAAAACTCCTGCCAGTACAGGTACTACTAATCTGGGAGCATTG